DNA from Salinispora arenicola:
GTTGCTGTTGGCGCTGGTTACCGTGGCCGGCCTGGTTTCCACGCCGGCGCAGGCAGTGATCTCCCGGCGGGTCGAGGCCCGTGCCGACGCGCACGCGCTGACGCTGACCGGTGACCCAGCCGCGTTCGAGGCGATGCAGCGCCGGCTCGCCAGCATCAACCTCGCCGACCCCGATCCACCCCGTCTGGAATATCTTTACTCTGCCAGTCATCCGTCCACCGTGGAGCGAATTGCCGCCGCCCGCGCCTACGCCAGGAAGACCACTAGATGAGCGAGAGCCGAACGTTGCTCGTCACGAACGACTTCCCGCCCCGGCCCGGGGGGATTCAGTCCTTCGTGCACGGCCTTGCGGTGCGCCAGCCCCCGGGGTCGGTGGTGGTCTACGCCTCGCGCTGGCGCGGCGCCGAGGAATTCGACGCCGCCCAGCCCTTCACGGTGGTGCGGGAGAACACCCGGGTGCTGCTGCCCACCCCGCTGGTGGCCCGGCGGGCAGCCCGGCTGGCCCGGGAGTACGACTGCGACACGGTGTGGTTCGGCGCGGCCGCGCCGCTCGGGCTGCTCGCCGCGGGGCTGCGGCGACGGGCCGGGATCCGTCGGATGGTGGCACAGACCCACGGGCATGAGGCCGGCTGGGCGGCCCTGCCCGGTGCCCGGACCGCGTTGCATCGCATCGGCCGGGCCGTCGACGTGACGACCTACCTGGGGGAGTACACGCGGCTCCGGCTGGACCGGGCGTTGCGCGGGGCGACCGAGCTGCGCCGGCTCGCACCCGGCGTCGACCTCGACACCTACCACCCGGCGGTCGACGGGGAGTCGGTGCGGGTGCGGCTCGGGCTGGCCGACCGGCCGGTGGTGGTCTGCGTGTCCCGGCTGGTGCCCCGGAAGGGACAGGACATGCTGATCCGGGCGTTGCCGGGGATCCGGCACCGGGTTCCGGACGCGGCGTTGCTGATCGTCGGGGGTGGACCATACCGAAGCGCGCTGGGGAAGCTGGCCCGGCAGGTCGGCGTCGAGCGTGATGTGGTGTTCACCGGCACCGTGCCGGCAGCCGAGCTGCCCGCGCACTACGCGGCCGGTGATGTGTACGCGATGCCCTGTCGCACCCGCAACCGGGGCTTGGACGTGGAGGGGCTGGGCATCGTCTACCTGGAGGCATCCGCGACTGGCCTGCCCGTGGTGGCCGGTGACTCCGGTGGCGCGCCGGACGCCGTGCGCGACGGTGAGACCGGTTTCGTGGTGCGCGGGCGCGACGTGGCCCAACTCGTCGACCGGGTGGCGACGCTGCTGGCCGACCGGGACCTTGCCCGCCAGTTCGGTGCCACCGGCCGGGCCTGGGTCGAACGTGAGTGGCGGTGGGAGACCCAGGCCACCCGCATGGCCGACCTCCTTCGCCCCTGACAGTTCACGCCGGGTCGGCGGGGCGGTCAGCCCATCCGGGCCAGGATCCGGTCGGCCGGCTCCGGTCGGCCGAAGTGCCAGCCCTGGCCGGCGTCGCAGCCGATGGCCCGCAACCGTTCGGCCTGCCCTGCCGTCTCCACCCCTTCTGCGGTGACGGTCAGGTTCAGCGCGTGGGCCAGCGACACCAACGACGCGAGGATCCGTTCGTCCGCCTGGGGCTCCGATGCGCGCAACCCGGCAACGAACTCCCCGGCCACCTTCAGCTCGGTCACCGGCAGGTCACGCAGGTACGCCAGGTTGCTGTAGCCGGTGCCGAAGTCGTCGATGGCGATGCGGACACCGAGGTCGGCGAGCATCCGCAGCGCCCGCACCGGCTCCTCGGCCGGGCTCATCATGGCGCTCTCGGTGATTTCCAGCTGGAGGCGCTCCGGCGGCAGCCCGGTGTGCCGCAGGAGGTCGCGGACATCCCGCACCAGACCCGGCCGGTGCACCTGCCGCACGGCCAGGTTGACGCTGACGAACGGCTCCCCGCCGGTGCCCGACCAGCTGCCCGCCACCCGGCATGCCTCCGCGAGTACCCACCCACCGAGCGGGACGATCAACCCAGTCTCCTCGGCGAGACCGATGAACTGGTCCGGGCGCAGCACACCCAGCTCCGGATGCCGCCAGCGCACCAGCGCCTCCACGCCCAGCAGCCGGCCGTCGCGCAGCGAGGTCAGCGGCTGGTAGTCGAGGTAGAACTCACCCCGGTCCAGCCCGGTCGGGATCGCCGCGGTCAGTGCCTGGCGGGTGAGCTCCCGGCGGTCGCGTTCGGCGTCGTAGATCATCCACCGACCGCCGCCGGCGGCCTTGGCCCAGTGCAGGGTGCAGTCGGCGGCCCGCATCAGCTCGTTCGCGGAGGTGCCCGCGACCTTCCGTTCCACGATGCCGATGCTGGTCCGCACGGCCACCTCGGTACCGGCCACCACAGCCGGTTCGTGTATGGCGGCGAGGGCCGCCTCGGCCACCGCGATCACGTCCCGGGTACCGCCGGTGCGTTCGATCAGGACGACGAACGCGTCGCCGCCCAGCCGGGCGACCAGGTGCCCGCTGAGGGCCTCCCGCAGTCGGGTCGCCACCGCCGTCAGCACCCGGTCGCCGGCCCGGTGTCCGTACTGGTCGTTGACCCGCTTGAACTGGTCCAGGTCGAGGAAGCAGAGGCCGACCCGGTCCGTGTCCCGCTCCGGCGCCTCGACCGCCGCGGTGAGCCGTTCGGTGAAGAGGTTTCGGTTCGGTAGATCGGTGAGCGGATCGTGGGTGGCCTGGTGCCGAAAACGGGCCTCGCTGGCCCGCAGCGCCTGTTCGGCCTTCGTGCGCTCAGCCATCGCGGCCCGTCGGATCGACTCCTGCTCGTCCAACGTGCGGTCGCGCAGCGCCCGTGCGTAACCGGTGGCCACGGCGGCGAGTAGCCGGGCCATCCGGTCCTCCACGTCCTCGGCGACCAGGCCCAGATCGCGTACCAGGCGTAGCTGGACGACCTCGACAGTCCGCCCCAACGCTTCGGCGGAGGCGATGTGTGCGTTCACCAGTTCGGTGCCGACCTGCTGGCCGGCTCGCAGGTCGAACGGCTCGGCGAGCAGGGCCGCCGCCAATTGCCCGGCGAGGCGGCTGAGTAGCCCGGTGAGCTGTGCCTGGGTCATCGGTAGGTAGCTCGTGCCGGTTACCGCATTCGCCCACTCCCGGGCGAAGACCGCCATGCCCGAGCTGGCCGGCGTCTTGGCAGCGGTCGGCTGGGTCGCGGTGGCCGGCTTAGCCACCGATCCGCCCCACACCGCCGAGGAACCCTGACTCTTCGGCGTTCACGCTGCTCTCCGGGGTCTCGGGATGCCACTGCGGAACCCACACTATCCCCGGTTCGACCAGCTCGAAGCCGTCGAAGAGTACGGCCAACTCGGACCGGTCACGGAACCACAGCGGACTGTCGGTGCGCCGGTAGATCGCTTCGGCATCGCTTCGCGCACTGTCGTCGGCACGTCCTTCGGCGCTGGCTTGCGACAGCACCAGCCAGCTTCCCGCGCCGAGGGCGTCGCGGAGGGTCCGCAGCAGTTCAGCGGGGCGGTCGTGGTCGGGGACGAAGTGCAGCACGGCGACAACGAGTACCGCGGTCGGCTGATCGAGATCGAGTAGCCGACGGACCTCGGGGTGGCTGAGAATGCGCTCAGGGTGCCGCAGGTCCTCCTGCACAACGGTCGCCCGGTCGTTGCCGGCGAGGATTTCCTGGCTGTGCGCCACCGCCACAGGGTCGATATCGACGTAGACGACTCGAGACTCGGGCGCGGCCTGCTGAGCGATTTCGTGCACATTGCCGACGGTGGGAATCCCAGATCCGATGTCGAGGAACTGCCGCACGCCAGCATTCACCAGGAAGTGCACCACCCGGCGCAAAAAGGCGCGATTCGCCTGGGCCATCAGGGGGGCCTCGGGGACAGCCGCGACCATGGTCTGCGCCGCTGCTCGGTCCACCGCGAAGTTGTGTGACCCGCCGAGGTAATAGTCGTACATGCGGGCGACGCTGGGACGCTCGATGTCGATGTCGTCGGGTGCCCAGTCCGGCCGTCGCATGCCTCACCTCTTCGTGCGCACGGGGTCCGCCCATGCGGACCACCCTTCCGCCGGGGGAGACCATAGCGCGACATTGCGCCGGCCGACACTGTGGTCGATGAGAAGTTTTCGCCTGATGGTAGGTGGCAGGTCAGAATTTCGGCGCGTCTGGTGCTTCGAGCAGGCCGAGCCGCAGCGCTGTCATCAACGCCTGGGCGCGGTTGGCGGCGCCAAGCTTTTCGTACAGTTTGGAAATGTGCGTCTTGGCAGTGGACTCGCTGACGAAGAGTTGCTTGGCGATGCCGGCCACGCTCATCCCGTCGGCGAGGAGGCGCAGCACCTGCCCCTCGCGTGGGGAGAGCTGCGGCCCGGATGGGGCCAGCCGGCGCTTCATCGCCTCAGCCAGGTCGGCGGCGGTAAACGCGCTGGGTGAGGAGGCGGCGTGCCGGGCCGCAGCGACGACCTCGTCCGCCGGGGCGGTCTTCGGAACAAAGGCGCTCGCGCCAGCCTCGAGCGCGCCGAAGAGCTGGTCGTCGCCCGCGTACATGGTCAGCACGACGATGCCCATCGTGGCGCTGGACTTGCGCAGCGCGCGGGTGGCCTCCAGGCCGCTGCCGTCGGGTAGCCGCAGGTCCATAATGACCACGTCCGGTTGCAGGGCGCCGGCCTGGCGAACGCCCTCGGCCGCGGTGGCGGCCTCGCCGACGACCTCGAACTGCCGGTCGCGCTCGAAGGCGTGTCGAAGCCCCTTGCGGATCAGGTCATGATCGTCAACAAGGAGGACCTTGGTACGAGCTGCCGGTGTCGGTGTGGTCATCCTCGGGTTACTCCCCTTCTCATGCGGTGCTGTCAGGCACGTTATCGCGCCGAGGCGACGAACCGACCACCACGGCCACGGTCGTGCCGCTCGGTTGCCGCGGCCGGATCTCCAGTCGGCCTCGGATACGTTCCGCCCTCTCGGCCATGATTGCAAGACCGTAGTGTCCGTCAGTGCGCTGGTCGGCAATACCGTGCCCGTCGTCTGACACCTCGATCTGCGCGTACGGCGGGTCCACCGCACAGGTGACCCAGAGGTTCGACGCACCGGCATGCTTGCGGGCGTTGGCCACGGCCTCCTGGGCGATCCGTAGCAACTCGGCTTCGGTGGCGGCGGGCAGCCGGGCGGTCGACTCGTCCAACGACAGGTGTACCCGCAGGCCGCCGGAGACGCCGACCGTGCGCGCGTACTCGGCGATGGCGGCAGCCAGGCCGCCGTGCCGGTCCACCTCGCTGCGCAGCTCGAAGAGGCTGAGTCGCAGCTCGGTAATGACCCGGGTGACCTCCTGCCGTAGCAGTCGTAGCGACTCGGCGGTCTCGTCGGTGTCGTCGTGCACCGTGGCCAGGGCGTTGTCGATGCCGTAGCCGACCATCACCAGTTCCTGGGCCACCCCGTCGTGGATTTCCCGGGCGAGTCGTTGTCGCTCCTCGTTGGTGGCCAGTGACCGCACCTCGTCGAAGAGCAGGGCCGCCTCCAGCCGCAGCGCGGCTGGGGAGGTCAGCCCGGTCACCCGGGACACGATCTCGGGCGGGTACGCGTGCGCGACGTCCGCCTCCAGCACCACCAGCCCGACCGTACGTACCCCGGCGACCAGCGGCACGATCAGCGCGGACACCTCCCCGCCAGCATGCGAGCGGGCCTGAGAGTGCGCGGCGGTGTGCGGCTGCTGGCTGGCCCACGCGTCAGCGATCGCCGAGTCCGCGTCCAGCGTCGTCTCCCAGTCCACCCGGTCGGTTCCGCACTGGGCCAGCACCACCAGCCGTCCACCGCCGCTGGCCGAGAGAACGGCCCCTCGGTCCGCTCGGGCCAGGGTGCGCAGCTCCTCTAGCAGGTGCTCGGAGATACCACCCGGGTC
Protein-coding regions in this window:
- a CDS encoding glycosyltransferase family 4 protein → MSESRTLLVTNDFPPRPGGIQSFVHGLAVRQPPGSVVVYASRWRGAEEFDAAQPFTVVRENTRVLLPTPLVARRAARLAREYDCDTVWFGAAAPLGLLAAGLRRRAGIRRMVAQTHGHEAGWAALPGARTALHRIGRAVDVTTYLGEYTRLRLDRALRGATELRRLAPGVDLDTYHPAVDGESVRVRLGLADRPVVVCVSRLVPRKGQDMLIRALPGIRHRVPDAALLIVGGGPYRSALGKLARQVGVERDVVFTGTVPAAELPAHYAAGDVYAMPCRTRNRGLDVEGLGIVYLEASATGLPVVAGDSGGAPDAVRDGETGFVVRGRDVAQLVDRVATLLADRDLARQFGATGRAWVEREWRWETQATRMADLLRP
- a CDS encoding putative bifunctional diguanylate cyclase/phosphodiesterase yields the protein MWGGSVAKPATATQPTAAKTPASSGMAVFAREWANAVTGTSYLPMTQAQLTGLLSRLAGQLAAALLAEPFDLRAGQQVGTELVNAHIASAEALGRTVEVVQLRLVRDLGLVAEDVEDRMARLLAAVATGYARALRDRTLDEQESIRRAAMAERTKAEQALRASEARFRHQATHDPLTDLPNRNLFTERLTAAVEAPERDTDRVGLCFLDLDQFKRVNDQYGHRAGDRVLTAVATRLREALSGHLVARLGGDAFVVLIERTGGTRDVIAVAEAALAAIHEPAVVAGTEVAVRTSIGIVERKVAGTSANELMRAADCTLHWAKAAGGGRWMIYDAERDRRELTRQALTAAIPTGLDRGEFYLDYQPLTSLRDGRLLGVEALVRWRHPELGVLRPDQFIGLAEETGLIVPLGGWVLAEACRVAGSWSGTGGEPFVSVNLAVRQVHRPGLVRDVRDLLRHTGLPPERLQLEITESAMMSPAEEPVRALRMLADLGVRIAIDDFGTGYSNLAYLRDLPVTELKVAGEFVAGLRASEPQADERILASLVSLAHALNLTVTAEGVETAGQAERLRAIGCDAGQGWHFGRPEPADRILARMG
- a CDS encoding SAM-dependent methyltransferase; the protein is MRRPDWAPDDIDIERPSVARMYDYYLGGSHNFAVDRAAAQTMVAAVPEAPLMAQANRAFLRRVVHFLVNAGVRQFLDIGSGIPTVGNVHEIAQQAAPESRVVYVDIDPVAVAHSQEILAGNDRATVVQEDLRHPERILSHPEVRRLLDLDQPTAVLVVAVLHFVPDHDRPAELLRTLRDALGAGSWLVLSQASAEGRADDSARSDAEAIYRRTDSPLWFRDRSELAVLFDGFELVEPGIVWVPQWHPETPESSVNAEESGFLGGVGRIGG
- a CDS encoding response regulator transcription factor, giving the protein MTTPTPAARTKVLLVDDHDLIRKGLRHAFERDRQFEVVGEAATAAEGVRQAGALQPDVVIMDLRLPDGSGLEATRALRKSSATMGIVVLTMYAGDDQLFGALEAGASAFVPKTAPADEVVAAARHAASSPSAFTAADLAEAMKRRLAPSGPQLSPREGQVLRLLADGMSVAGIAKQLFVSESTAKTHISKLYEKLGAANRAQALMTALRLGLLEAPDAPKF
- a CDS encoding GAF domain-containing sensor histidine kinase; the protein is MPASTRVVPRPHPLAAAARVVMLALVAVLSLLATHDPAQLWWVALLAATGLPALLAPVYHWLGPLGRGAEVVVLALATSQVASVATIGAQNGGLGASAVLPYLAVPITVTALRRRFREGAWLLAITGLTLLLAGALTEVDGQRQLTQVGYLAVSAQWLVLSGLGLYAARTLHRVIRARSVSKPQPYAEATRLLTQLRTVARQLPGATLDPGGISEHLLEELRTLARADRGAVLSASGGGRLVVLAQCGTDRVDWETTLDADSAIADAWASQQPHTAAHSQARSHAGGEVSALIVPLVAGVRTVGLVVLEADVAHAYPPEIVSRVTGLTSPAALRLEAALLFDEVRSLATNEERQRLAREIHDGVAQELVMVGYGIDNALATVHDDTDETAESLRLLRQEVTRVITELRLSLFELRSEVDRHGGLAAAIAEYARTVGVSGGLRVHLSLDESTARLPAATEAELLRIAQEAVANARKHAGASNLWVTCAVDPPYAQIEVSDDGHGIADQRTDGHYGLAIMAERAERIRGRLEIRPRQPSGTTVAVVVGSSPRRDNVPDSTA